In a genomic window of Deltaproteobacteria bacterium:
- a CDS encoding IS110 family transposase, translated as NTIYYIGMDIHKKTISYCVKKIDGTMVQQGKIAAERKALHEWMAGLPGPWCGAMEATIFTGWVYDFLKPHAVDLKVAHPEMLKAITAAKKKNDRADAEKIADLLRVNLLPECYMLSEELRELRRILRYRNMIVRTAVRMKNKMSGLLMETGAIYSKRRLHGRKYFGDLLERVEDVPASVKDLLKLSRNSLEMFEAVQKKLVKTLREDKLIRDRVQRLMSIKGVGEVMALTWVLEIGEPSRFHSARQAISYCGLCSAQRESAGKEQRGPISKKRNKHLQTVLIEAAKLAPRWNPQLAALHEKDVARGNSNQATISVARKLVEYMLAVERQQKDFVPSDLAA; from the coding sequence AACACCATTTACTACATTGGGATGGACATTCACAAGAAAACAATTTCTTACTGCGTCAAGAAGATTGACGGGACTATGGTTCAACAAGGGAAAATTGCGGCCGAGCGGAAGGCCCTGCATGAATGGATGGCCGGATTGCCCGGACCTTGGTGCGGCGCCATGGAGGCAACCATTTTCACCGGCTGGGTCTATGATTTTCTGAAACCCCATGCGGTGGATTTGAAGGTGGCCCATCCCGAGATGCTCAAGGCCATTACGGCGGCGAAGAAGAAAAATGACCGGGCTGATGCGGAGAAGATAGCGGACCTGTTGCGCGTCAATCTATTGCCCGAATGCTATATGCTTTCTGAAGAATTGCGGGAATTGCGCAGGATTTTACGATACCGCAACATGATCGTGCGGACTGCCGTCAGGATGAAGAACAAGATGTCTGGCCTGTTGATGGAGACCGGTGCGATATACAGCAAGAGGAGACTTCATGGCAGGAAATACTTCGGTGATTTACTGGAGCGGGTTGAGGACGTTCCTGCATCGGTGAAGGACCTGCTGAAGTTAAGCCGCAATAGCCTGGAGATGTTTGAGGCCGTTCAGAAGAAGCTGGTCAAGACGCTACGGGAAGACAAACTGATCCGCGACCGGGTGCAGAGGCTGATGAGCATCAAAGGTGTCGGAGAGGTCATGGCCCTGACCTGGGTACTGGAGATAGGGGAGCCTTCCCGATTCCATTCAGCGCGCCAGGCAATCAGCTACTGTGGTTTATGCAGCGCCCAGAGGGAATCGGCAGGCAAGGAACAGCGTGGTCCCATATCCAAGAAGAGGAATAAACATTTGCAGACCGTACTGATCGAGGCAGCCAAGCTGGCGCCTCGTTGGAATCCTCAATTGGCAGCGCTTCATGAGAAGGACGTGGCTCGTGGCAACAGTAATCAGGCTACAATATCTGTAGCGCGCAAACTGGTGGAATATATGCTCGCAGTGGAACGACAACAAAAAGATTTCGTGCCGTCGGACTTGGCGGCCTGA
- a CDS encoding caspase family protein gives MDEKTRKIILCFLLIALFISTNAFCAPKSKRGVKIAPKAPPSFSELYDNSYAVIIGVNRYDKWPSLEYAVNDAKAIEKRLKDLGFETKTLIDHNATKANILKLLGDELPRKAEKNDRVVIFFAGHGQTEEMPDGTQMGYIIPVDADLRDIFSTAISMDQVRIFSKRLKAKHVLYLIDSCYSGLGLSRSGAIPPGERDYLRKITTRKAHQMLTAGSKGEQTKEEGAHGLFTKYVLEALDGQADRDEKGYITFSDLASYVKPKVSREAGNSQTPQYGNIDGEGEFVFVTGNSNSTDVADSRAYDAIAVEGKKIDSEKQRLAVERKKLDAEKARLDALKEQQEEKARIAEEARRLEEEKERLRQDKERSHTQSATVDSTPARITVKVGRFIAYDNETVLDTQTNLMWASKDNGSDINWANAKLYCENYRGGGFTDWRMPTQDELEGLYESGAHKDKIKITRWIWASETRGSKAAYFYFGFGVRHWYYHSLGDDAYRALPVRSGK, from the coding sequence CTGCGCCCCAAAGAGCAAACGCGGCGTCAAGATCGCGCCCAAGGCGCCTCCCTCTTTCAGCGAACTCTATGACAATAGCTATGCCGTGATCATCGGTGTCAACCGCTATGATAAATGGCCTTCTCTTGAGTACGCCGTCAACGACGCAAAGGCTATAGAAAAAAGGCTCAAAGACCTTGGTTTCGAGACGAAGACACTGATTGACCACAACGCCACAAAAGCCAATATCCTTAAGCTCCTCGGCGATGAACTTCCCCGCAAGGCAGAGAAGAATGACAGGGTGGTGATCTTCTTCGCCGGACATGGCCAGACGGAGGAAATGCCGGATGGAACCCAGATGGGGTATATCATACCCGTGGACGCTGACTTGCGGGACATTTTTTCCACGGCCATCTCCATGGATCAGGTGCGCATCTTTTCCAAGCGTCTCAAAGCCAAGCACGTCCTTTACCTGATTGACTCCTGTTATTCCGGTCTGGGGCTCAGCCGCTCCGGCGCAATTCCTCCCGGCGAGCGAGATTACCTACGCAAGATTACAACGCGCAAAGCACACCAGATGTTGACCGCGGGTAGCAAGGGGGAGCAGACGAAGGAAGAAGGTGCCCACGGCCTCTTCACCAAGTATGTTCTGGAAGCCTTGGACGGTCAGGCGGATCGCGATGAAAAAGGCTACATCACCTTTTCAGACCTTGCCTCTTACGTAAAGCCAAAGGTGTCGCGAGAGGCCGGAAACAGCCAGACCCCCCAGTATGGCAACATTGACGGCGAGGGGGAATTTGTGTTTGTGACAGGAAATAGCAACAGCACGGACGTTGCCGATTCCCGTGCATACGATGCAATTGCTGTGGAAGGTAAGAAGATCGATTCGGAAAAGCAAAGACTGGCGGTGGAAAGAAAAAAGCTGGACGCGGAGAAGGCCCGGCTGGACGCATTAAAGGAACAGCAGGAAGAGAAGGCCAGAATCGCCGAGGAGGCGAGACGTCTTGAAGAGGAGAAGGAAAGGCTAAGGCAGGATAAAGAGCGCTCACACACACAGTCAGCGACTGTAGATTCCACACCAGCAAGGATAACCGTCAAAGTCGGTAGATTTATCGCCTATGACAACGAGACTGTCTTGGACACGCAGACAAATCTCATGTGGGCGTCGAAGGACAACGGGTCTGATATAAACTGGGCGAACGCCAAGTTATACTGCGAGAACTACCGCGGCGGCGGCTTTACGGACTGGCGGATGCCGACGCAGGATGAGTTGGAGGGGTTGTATGAAAGTGGTGCCCATAAAGATAAAATAAAAATAACCCGTTGGATATGGGCCTCGGAAACCCGCGGATCCAAAGCCGCATACTTCTATTTCGGCTTTGGCGTACGGCACTGGTATTACCATTCGCTCGGCGACGACGCCTACCGGGCTCTCCCGGTACGTTCTGGCAAATAG